In Lytechinus variegatus isolate NC3 chromosome 18, Lvar_3.0, whole genome shotgun sequence, a single genomic region encodes these proteins:
- the LOC121431957 gene encoding E3 ubiquitin-protein ligase TRIM71-like, which produces MIIIIHLCVHVYHGVTSRYLSQLHSFVEIVFSRVYIAMAEKIEIEKTSSSSQNLICPLCLDIFDEPTILTCGHTFCRKCLKKYDLTHQDIDHMVCPLCREITKLSANRVDDLRLNVSINGCVDDYHAKGGGMNAVLEMRPKCTGCKFQQDALSFCRTCNNYICDKCLQCHHYMALFEDHEIVSMEDVIEGKVSIGHQFEKCSIHKQENKDMFCDDCKVRVCLRCVVVGHKAHNIKNQSDFEQELRRKVTALAQQCAAKKAELEKNIQNIEEQRHEVHTAMQKLLDDVRQAYSIKVKELEGNLQDLIEQINELKRSFEDDLNILKSKDRQRIKSICSSITLVDNDRLGHLETDSLSAHNLLCDELGAMLKEVTDRTTAEVITKKAQEKRFNPADATCLDLGKISEPIDHTSTVATTEKAQKRLNPADKSFLDLGSISGSDPKLEIMKCIDLRGEMVGMASYSHTSVAIVYGSNARGIDIIDSAGRTEQYTNIPHDVGYKDIVFQRDSALCVSTGSTEAHVYSPKGSRKATINVSGTGYYLTLNRSPSNEILIANAANKVYIYDPTGSTLKHTVPTKHVTGQVSSTRSGLIVTSSCDLTNPGVVTVYDRDGNAGESLQALKDVYLYAAVDEQDRVYVASVDCKNRKVVIRLYDLDGLNLKERVEFKALDMTLGWKWCYLVSLSPDLLAFACYKKLYFIKVSL; this is translated from the exons atgataattataatacatttatgtgtacatgtatatcatggtGTCACGAGTAGATATCTCTCACAGCTACACAGTTTCGTTGAAATAGTTTTCTCTAGAGTTTATATAGCAATGGCTGAAAAGATTGAAATAGAGAAAACCTCTAGTTCATCACAGAACCTGATATGTCCGCTATGTCTTGATATTTTTGATGAACCGACGATCCTGACGTGCGGACACACTTTCTGTCGAAAGTGTCTCAAGAAATATGATCTGACCCACCAGGACATTGACCACATGGTCTGTCCTCTCTGCAGGGAGATCACCAAGTTGTCTGCCAACCGTGTCGACGATCTCCGCCTCAATGTCTCCATCAACGGATGTGTAGACGACTACCACGCCAAGGGTGGAGGGATGAATGCTGTCCTTGAGATGCGTCCAAAATGTACTGGTTGCAAGTTTCAGCAAGACGCTCTCTCCTTCTGCAGAACATGTAATAACTACATATGTGATAAATGTTTACAATGCCATCACTACATGGCACTTTTTGAAGATCACGAGATTGTCTCCATGGAGGATGTCATCGAAGGGAAGGTCAGCATTGGTCATCAATTTGAGAAATGCTCCATCCACAAACAAGAGAACAAAGATATGTTTTGTGATGATTGTAAGGTCCGTGTCTGTCTCAGGTGCGTGGTCGTTGGTCATAAGGCCCATAACATCAAGAACCAGTCTGACTTCGAGCAGGAATTGAGGCGAAAG GTGACAGCCCTTGCCCAGCAATGTGCAGCTAAGAAAGCTGAGCTGGAAAAGAACATTCAGAATATAGAAGAACAACGTCATGAGGTACACACTGCCATGCAGAAACTACTAGATGATGTCAGGCAGGCTTACAGCATCAAGGTCAAGGAGCTGGAAGGAAATCTTCAAGATCTCATCgagcaaataaatgaattgaagcGAAGTTTCGAGGATGATCTCAACATCTTAAAGTCCAAGGATCGACAGAGGATCAAGAGCATTTGTAGTTCGATTACATTGGTAGATAATGACAGACTGGGTCATCTTGAGACGGACAGTCTTTCTGCTCATAATTTGCTCTGTGATGAGCTAGGTGCCATGCTGAAAGAGGTTACCGATCGCACTACTGCGGAAGTTATTACAAAGAAAGCACAGGAGAAGAGGTTCAATCCTGCAGATGCTACTTGTcttgaccttggaaaaatctcAGAACCTATCGATCACACTTCTACTGTTGCTACCACGGAGAAAGCACAGAAGAGATTGAATCCTGCAGATAAATCTTTTCTTGACCTTGGGAGCATCTCTGGATCGGATCCCAAGTTAGAAATCATGAAGTGTATAGATCTACGGGGAGAAATGGTTGGAATGGCATCTTACTCTCATACCAGTGTGGCCATCGTATATGGGAGTAATGCACGAGGTATTGATATCATTGATTCAGCTGGTAGAACGGAGCAGTATACAAACATACCACATGACGTGGGTTATAAAGATATTGTGTTTCAACGAGACAGTGCATTATGTGTCTCAACTGGTTCTACAGAAGCACACGTGTATTCTCCCAAGGGCTCCAGGAAAGCAACAATCAACGTGAGTGGGACTGGTTATTATCTCACACTGAACAGAAGTCCATCAAATGAGATCCTCATTGCTAACGCTGCCAACAAAGTCTACATCTATGACCCGACTGGATCCACTCTCAAACACACTGTTCCAACAAAGCACGTGACGGGGCAGGTATCATCCACCAGGTCGGGTTTGATCGTCACCAGTTCATGTGATCTCACCAATCCAGGCGTGGTGACGGTCTATGACAGGGATGGGAATGCTGGTGAGTCTCTACAAGCTCTAAAGGATGTCTACCTGTATGCTGCCGTGGATGAGCAGGACAGGGTGTATGTAGCGAGTGTTGATTGTAAGAATAGGAAGGTGGTGATCAGGCTCTATGATCTTGATGGTCTGAACCTGAAGGAGAGAGTTGAGTTCAAAGCACTTGATATGACATTGGGTTGGAAATGGTGTTACTTGGTTTCCCTCTCTCCGGACCTACTCGCCTTTGCATGTTACAAGAAGTTATATTTCATCAAGGTATCGCTGTAA
- the LOC121432188 gene encoding tripartite motif-containing protein 45-like, translated as MAEKIEVEKASCSSQDLICPLCLDIFDEPTILTCGHTFCRKCLKKYDLTHQDIDHMACPLCREITKLSANRVDDLRLNVSINGCVDDYHAKCGGMNAVLELRPKCTACKLQQDAVSFCSTCNNYICDKCLQPHQYMTMFEDHEIISVEDVIEGKVSIGHQFEKCSIHKQENKDMFCDDCKARVCLRCVVVGHKVHNIKNQSDFEHELRQKVTALAQQCAAKKAELEKNIQNIEEQRHEVHTAMQKLLDDVRQAYSIKVKELEGNLQDLIEQINELKRGFEDDLNILKSKDRQRIKSICSSITLVDNDRLGRLETDSLSAHNLLCDELGTMLKEVTDRTTAEVITKKAQEKRFNPADATCLDLGGILGSDPKLEIMKCIDLRGWMVGMTACTNTSVAIVYGRNARGTDIIDTAGGTERCDIPHDAGYGDIVIQQDSALCVSSGSTKAHVYSPNGSRKATISVSGTGYYLTLNRSPSNEILIANIANKFYIYDPSGSTLKHAVQTNYLTRQVSSTRSGLIVTSSCNLTNPNVVTVYDRDGNAGESLQAPEDVYLYAAVDEQDRVYVASVDYKNRKVVIRLYDLDGLNLKERVEFNALDMTLGSTWCYLVSLSPDLLAFACRYKLYFIKVSL; from the exons ATGGCTGAAAAGATTGAAGTAGAGAAAGCCTCTTGTTCTTCACAGGACCTGATATGTCCGCTATGCCTTGATATTTTTGATGAACCAACGATCCTGACGTGCGGACACACTTTCTGTCGAAAGTGTCTCAAGAAATATGATCTGACCCACCAGGACATTGACCACATGGCCTGTCCTCTCTGCAGGGAGATCACCAAACTGTCTGCCAACCGTGTCGACGATCTCCGCCTCAATGTCTCCATTAACGGATGCGTCGACGATTACCACGCTAAGTGTGGGGGGATGAATGCTGTCCTTGAGTTGCGTCCAAAATGCACGGCTTGCAAACTTCAGCAAGACGCTGTCTCCTTCTGCAGTACATGTAATAACTACATTTGTGATAAATGTTTACAACCTCACCAGTACATGACCATGTTTGAAGATCATGAGATTATCTCCGTGGAGGATGTCATCGAAGGGAAGGTCAGCATTGGTCATCAATTCGAGAAATGCTCCATCCACAAACAAGAGAACAAAGATATGTTTTGTGATGATTGTAAGGCCCGTGTCTGTCTTAGGTGCGTGGTCGTTGGTCACAAGGTCCATAATATCAAGAACCAGTCTGACTTCGAGCACGAGTTGAGGCAAAAG GTGACAGCCCTTGCCCAGCAATGTGCAGCTAAGAAAGCTGAGCTGGAAAAGAACATTCAGAATATAGAAGAACAACGTCATGAGGTACACACTGCCATGCAGAAACTACTAGATGATGTCAGGCAGGCTTACAGCATCAAGGTCAAGGAGCTGGAAGGAAATCTTCAAGATCTCATCgagcaaataaatgaattgaagcGAGGTTTCGAGGATGATCTCAACATCTTAAAGTCCAAGGATCGACAGAGGATCAAGAGCATTTGTAGTTCGATTACATTGGTAGATAATGACAGACTGGGTCGTCTTGAGACAGATAGTCTGTCTGCTCATAATTTGCTCTGTGATGAGCTAGGTACCATGCTGAAAGAGGTTACCGATCGCACTACTGCGGAAGTTATTACAAAGAAAGCACAGGAGAAGAGGTTCAATCCTGCAGATGCTACTTGTCTTGACCTCGGGGGCATTTTGGGATCAGATCCCAAGTTAGAAATCATGAAGTGTATAGATCTACGAGGGTGGATGGTTGGAATGACAGCTTGCACTAATACCAGTGTGGCCATCGTATATGGGCGTAATGCACGAGGTACTGATATCATTGATACAGCCGGTGGAACGGAGCGGTGTGACATACCACATGACGCGGGTTATGGTGATATTGTGATTCAACAAGACAGTGCATTATGTGTCTCATCTGGTTCTACAAAAGCACACGTGTATTCCCCCAATGGCTCCAGGAAAGCAACAATCAGCGTGAGTGGGACTGGTTATTATCTCACACTGAACAGAAGTCCATCAAATGAGATCCTCATTGCCAACATTGCCAACAAATTCTACATCTATGACCCGTCTGGATCCACTCTCAAACACGCTGTTCAAACAAACTACTTGACAAGGCAGGTATCATCCACCAGGTCGGGTTTGATCGTCACCAGTTCATGTAATCTCACCAATCCAAACGTGGTGACGGTCTATGACAGGGATGGGAATGCTGGTGAGTCTCTACAAGCTCCAGAGGATGTCTACCTGTATGCTGCCGTGGATGAGCAGGACAGGGTGTATGTAGCGAGTGTTGATTATAAGAATAGGAAGGTGGTGATCAGGCTCTATGATCTTGATGGTCTGAACCTGAAGGAGAGAGTTGAGTTTAATGCACTTGATATGACATTGGGTTCTACTTGGTGTTACTTGGTTTCCCTCTCTCCGGACCTACTCGCCTTTGCTTGTAGGTATAAGTTATATTTCATCAAGGTATCGCTGTAA